The [Limnothrix rosea] IAM M-220 genome has a window encoding:
- a CDS encoding ABC transporter ATP-binding protein → MPEMTEPAIKICDLGKMYKLYQHPADKVLDAFGVSRWLFWRKAQHQEFWAIRSLNLEVKKGERLGIIGRNGAGKSTLLKIITGNVTPTEGTVEVQGKVQALMELGTGFHPEFTGRQNIRASLAYQGLSLPEIREKEDEIIDFSELEDFIDQPIKTYSAGMYARLGFSTATSVKPEILIIDEVLGAGDAYFAGKCVERMKKLTEQSGATVLFVSHDLGSVQALCDRIIWIQKGVIAGDGKPLNIIKQYSRTVRRDEEIRLRARDLKISKKQATMLDKQTNIYEKLLFRLISQGSKHPIRKHKIYSITLKDSQEIIGEIDIGSPMDNHPDQDHYLMTSAGFMDWGEAIKQKDKLRCYRFYGDFQGKYAHAPFQFSVPKSYLHNSNNFTLEIRADCQEEEITVQLFLPDQDTYHDLGFLQVNSAYSNLPIPTELLSLHNELDFLKESITKQKEDKSPSPLEQTIDEYGSKKEAEIIHVSLFDNSEKETKILYSLEPFQITVEYRTNIPIVNPTFVFCIYLASGLTASQWAISSKELGKEVIEGHGKILFWNSSLLLGAGSYVASVAMFKSTPRKGVEPEPYHVLDRCIHFQVVNRDYLETIDHGICRQPIHSKLEESIEVPS, encoded by the coding sequence TGTTAGATGCTTTTGGAGTCAGCCGCTGGCTATTTTGGCGAAAAGCTCAACATCAAGAATTCTGGGCTATACGAAGCTTAAATTTAGAAGTAAAGAAAGGAGAGCGATTAGGAATTATCGGACGAAATGGAGCAGGAAAAAGCACTCTACTCAAGATTATTACAGGAAACGTTACGCCAACTGAAGGAACAGTAGAAGTTCAAGGTAAAGTTCAAGCATTGATGGAACTAGGTACTGGGTTTCATCCTGAATTCACTGGCCGCCAAAATATCCGAGCTTCCTTAGCTTACCAAGGATTATCTTTGCCGGAAATCAGAGAGAAAGAAGATGAAATCATTGACTTTTCTGAACTAGAAGATTTTATCGATCAACCAATTAAAACTTATTCGGCAGGCATGTATGCTCGCTTAGGTTTTTCGACTGCCACCTCAGTTAAACCTGAAATTTTAATCATTGATGAAGTGCTAGGAGCTGGAGATGCGTACTTTGCAGGGAAGTGTGTAGAGAGAATGAAAAAATTAACGGAGCAATCTGGTGCAACAGTATTGTTTGTGAGTCATGATTTAGGTTCAGTTCAAGCTTTGTGCGATCGTATTATTTGGATACAAAAAGGAGTGATTGCAGGAGATGGAAAGCCGCTGAATATTATTAAACAGTATTCTCGTACTGTTAGACGTGACGAAGAAATAAGACTACGAGCAAGAGACTTGAAGATTTCGAAGAAGCAAGCAACAATGCTCGATAAGCAAACAAATATTTATGAGAAGTTATTATTTAGACTGATTAGTCAAGGTAGTAAGCATCCAATACGCAAACACAAGATTTACTCTATCACTCTAAAAGATAGTCAAGAAATTATAGGAGAAATTGATATTGGTTCTCCTATGGATAATCATCCCGATCAAGACCACTACTTAATGACAAGTGCTGGTTTTATGGATTGGGGCGAAGCAATTAAACAAAAAGATAAGCTGAGATGTTACAGATTCTACGGCGATTTTCAAGGGAAATATGCTCACGCCCCTTTTCAATTTTCTGTACCCAAATCATATTTACATAATTCAAATAACTTTACCTTAGAAATTAGAGCAGATTGTCAAGAGGAAGAAATTACTGTGCAATTGTTTCTTCCTGATCAAGATACTTATCACGATTTGGGCTTCCTTCAGGTTAATAGTGCCTACAGTAACTTACCCATTCCTACCGAGCTTTTGTCGCTACACAACGAGTTGGATTTTCTCAAAGAATCAATAACTAAGCAAAAAGAAGATAAAAGCCCAAGCCCTCTCGAACAAACAATAGATGAGTATGGCTCTAAGAAAGAAGCAGAAATCATACATGTATCGCTATTTGACAACTCAGAAAAAGAGACTAAGATACTTTACTCATTAGAGCCGTTTCAAATAACAGTAGAATATAGAACCAATATACCAATAGTTAATCCAACCTTTGTTTTTTGCATTTATCTAGCGTCTGGTCTAACAGCTTCCCAGTGGGCGATTTCGAGTAAAGAGTTAGGCAAGGAAGTTATTGAGGGACATGGAAAAATACTTTTCTGGAATAGTAGCCTTTTACTAGGTGCTGGTTCTTATGTTGCTAGTGTTGCTATGTTCAAGTCTACTCCAAGGAAAGGAGTTGAACCTGAACCGTATCACGTTCTAGATCGTTGTATCCATTTCCAAGTAGTGAATCGAGACTATCTAGAGACAATTGATCATGGTATTTGTAGACAGCCTATCCATTCCAAACTCGAAGAGTCTATAGAAGTTCCAAGTTAA
- a CDS encoding glycosyltransferase, with protein sequence MFEADYYNQPLLWRSQAEPYQVQLLADILSLIPQGTQSILDVGCGNGLITNALPKNIQIVGLDSSQEALKSVHHETVVGSISDLPFDDASFDFVMANDVIEHLSDEIYFQAISELFRVSSKYVLISVPHGEQLEASFTECADCGARYHINHHQRSLLEHDLVEICPSSWNVNEIRYSGDITRYPLDEQYASLLRNLQINNVDCNNFICPYCGSSQIVKSTFNKSNKIIGYLRSKAFFENRSNFVNRHIDRSEIIALYTKQHIGGDSQNSKWISLERPQEIQQSPLLLDISNPLQQVEQGFVEGCFWPKYLDKLKSNLSFPDSSTDITQDILICFPVILQPGDKIVVRTQEPILKSTSIKVFFYDEIDDCSLSTTDGTLKTANEIEYTVSTNFKSSLYGTPIGIQATGEVAVKTVEYFSVSNKERENFSSNFIRIQANHNIVVSDQKKYYRSWGLLSDSSGYYPKPEWLWQEDLRTCCEVDSNLSIHDYIEVVKLAIQTEKKTATAALKRLNTLLENRSASVSRVLVLSHMFPHETQPNSGCFIAEQVAALREKRGLEVRVVSCQPFWIESKNPIEIIKRIKAYKKALSLSSWSTWGNIPVLRIPYLVGRPFFPFPMHGFTYRYAVSEWANRIRQKFNFDLVHAHTSYLDGFTGSFLARKYQVPFVITEHTGPFSILADRSIVRQVTAYALKSADKIISVSPSLENEVKKILAPSHHQKMTCIPNGVDTDIFYPKQKQNNNNDSYLMLLSVMSLDENKNPFCLLEAFRLLHEQGIKIKLNIVGIGELEQQLQRWIKDNNLMEFIQLLGFQTRHEVARLMREDCDIFVLSSHSETFGVVVIEALASGKPVVSTRCGGPQSVIVEPYLGELCDNDNFESLASAIKKVASNLSSYDAQKIRDFILKKYDFSVIQKNINNVYQNL encoded by the coding sequence ATGTTTGAAGCCGATTATTACAATCAACCATTACTATGGCGTTCACAAGCTGAACCATACCAAGTTCAGCTACTTGCCGATATTCTAAGTTTGATACCTCAAGGTACGCAAAGTATCCTTGATGTTGGCTGTGGAAATGGTCTTATTACCAACGCCTTACCTAAAAACATTCAAATTGTCGGATTAGACAGTAGCCAAGAGGCTCTAAAAAGTGTCCATCATGAAACTGTAGTCGGATCAATTTCTGACTTGCCTTTTGACGATGCTTCTTTTGATTTTGTCATGGCTAACGATGTCATTGAACATCTTTCTGATGAAATCTATTTTCAGGCTATTTCTGAACTGTTCAGAGTTTCTTCAAAATATGTTTTGATTTCAGTTCCTCATGGAGAACAGCTGGAAGCTTCATTCACAGAATGTGCCGATTGTGGAGCAAGATATCATATTAATCATCACCAACGTTCCTTGCTTGAACATGATTTAGTTGAAATTTGTCCTTCATCTTGGAACGTTAATGAAATCAGATATTCTGGTGACATTACTAGATATCCATTAGACGAGCAATATGCCTCATTGCTTCGAAATCTTCAGATTAATAACGTAGATTGCAACAATTTTATTTGCCCATATTGCGGTAGTTCACAAATAGTCAAATCCACCTTCAACAAAAGTAATAAGATAATTGGGTATTTGCGCAGTAAGGCTTTTTTTGAAAACAGATCAAACTTTGTCAATCGACACATAGACCGTTCAGAGATAATTGCACTATACACAAAACAACATATTGGCGGTGACAGTCAAAACAGTAAGTGGATTTCTTTAGAGCGTCCTCAGGAGATTCAACAATCTCCTTTACTATTAGATATATCCAACCCTCTACAGCAAGTTGAGCAGGGGTTTGTTGAAGGGTGTTTCTGGCCTAAGTATCTCGATAAGCTTAAGAGCAATCTATCCTTTCCTGACAGCTCAACAGATATAACTCAAGATATCCTGATCTGCTTTCCAGTTATTCTTCAACCAGGTGACAAAATAGTTGTCAGAACACAAGAACCCATATTAAAAAGTACAAGCATAAAAGTATTTTTCTACGATGAAATTGATGATTGTTCGCTATCAACAACCGATGGCACTTTAAAGACAGCTAATGAGATAGAATACACTGTCAGCACAAACTTTAAGTCAAGTCTATATGGCACCCCGATTGGTATTCAAGCTACCGGGGAAGTAGCAGTGAAAACTGTCGAATACTTCTCCGTATCGAATAAAGAGCGCGAGAATTTCAGCTCTAATTTCATTCGTATTCAAGCAAATCACAACATTGTAGTTAGTGATCAAAAAAAATATTACAGAAGCTGGGGTTTGTTAAGCGACAGTTCTGGATATTATCCCAAACCAGAATGGCTATGGCAAGAAGATTTAAGGACCTGCTGTGAAGTAGATTCAAATTTGTCTATTCACGACTACATTGAAGTCGTAAAATTGGCGATTCAAACAGAAAAGAAAACAGCTACAGCAGCTTTGAAACGTTTAAATACTTTGTTGGAAAATCGTAGTGCATCTGTCAGTAGAGTTTTAGTTCTGTCTCATATGTTCCCACATGAGACACAGCCTAATTCAGGTTGTTTTATTGCTGAACAGGTGGCTGCTTTACGGGAAAAAAGAGGGCTAGAGGTCAGAGTGGTATCTTGCCAGCCTTTCTGGATTGAGTCCAAAAATCCAATTGAGATAATAAAGAGAATTAAAGCATACAAAAAAGCTTTATCTTTGAGCAGTTGGAGTACATGGGGGAATATTCCGGTTTTGAGAATTCCTTATCTTGTAGGCCGTCCTTTTTTTCCATTTCCTATGCACGGCTTTACCTACCGATATGCCGTTTCAGAATGGGCCAATAGAATTCGCCAAAAATTTAATTTTGACCTAGTGCATGCTCACACAAGCTATCTGGATGGATTTACAGGCAGTTTTTTAGCTCGAAAATATCAAGTACCATTTGTTATTACGGAACATACAGGTCCCTTCAGCATACTTGCTGACAGGTCTATAGTTAGACAGGTAACAGCTTACGCTTTAAAGTCAGCGGATAAGATTATTTCTGTGAGTCCAAGCTTAGAGAATGAGGTAAAAAAAATACTTGCTCCATCTCACCACCAGAAAATGACTTGCATCCCCAATGGAGTCGATACAGACATATTCTATCCAAAGCAAAAACAGAATAACAATAATGACAGTTATCTAATGCTCTTAAGTGTAATGTCACTAGATGAAAACAAAAACCCTTTTTGTTTGTTAGAAGCCTTCAGACTTTTACACGAGCAAGGGATAAAAATCAAACTAAATATCGTGGGGATAGGCGAGTTAGAGCAACAACTTCAACGATGGATTAAAGATAATAATTTAATGGAATTTATTCAGCTTTTGGGATTTCAAACACGTCATGAAGTAGCACGTTTAATGAGAGAAGATTGTGATATTTTCGTTTTGTCAAGCCATTCTGAAACATTTGGAGTTGTCGTGATAGAAGCACTAGCTTCAGGAAAACCTGTCGTCAGTACACGTTGTGGGGGACCACAGAGTGTTATTGTCGAGCCTTACCTTGGAGAACTTTGTGATAATGATAATTTTGAATCTTTAGCCTCTGCAATAAAAAAAGTAGCTAGTAATTTAAGTTCATATGATGCTCAAAAAATCAGAGATTTCATTTTGAAGAAATACGACTTTAGTGTTATTCAAAAAAACATAAATAATGTTTACCAAAATCTTTAA
- a CDS encoding class I SAM-dependent methyltransferase, whose amino-acid sequence MDNKTSLFFESIPTSSSETERWDREWITYFNTEDPSPFLLNFQRLKPNLKIIKSLTKLSDKDVLKTSLVNSLPPLAIWSNGRDLVGKKVLEVGCGPGFLGKQLGLVCHSYLGIDYSQLALSIARLVSPSNCNYLHISDTESLLKQSSTIDTMVGRFFFIHQNFDNATWLLELANLLLKQDGIVNADFYKANLKTPQGVVFPAKSPLSEKYPSCAFEYTESEVQELADNHGFEIISTDIDREMQRLFVRFRKTQNNFNFTES is encoded by the coding sequence ATGGATAATAAAACCAGTTTGTTTTTTGAATCAATTCCAACTTCTTCTTCAGAAACAGAGCGGTGGGATCGGGAATGGATTACTTACTTTAATACTGAAGACCCTAGTCCATTTTTGTTGAATTTTCAAAGATTAAAACCAAATTTGAAAATCATCAAAAGCTTAACCAAACTATCAGATAAAGATGTATTGAAGACTAGTCTTGTCAACTCATTGCCACCCTTGGCAATTTGGTCTAATGGCAGGGACTTAGTAGGTAAAAAAGTATTAGAGGTTGGCTGTGGACCAGGATTCTTGGGAAAACAATTAGGGTTGGTTTGTCATAGCTATTTAGGTATTGATTATTCTCAGTTAGCTTTGTCAATTGCAAGGTTGGTTTCTCCCAGCAATTGCAACTACCTTCACATATCGGATACTGAATCTCTTTTAAAGCAATCTAGTACTATCGATACAATGGTAGGAAGATTTTTCTTTATTCATCAAAATTTTGATAACGCAACGTGGTTGCTAGAGCTTGCTAATCTTTTACTTAAGCAAGATGGTATAGTCAATGCTGACTTTTACAAAGCCAATCTTAAAACTCCTCAAGGTGTAGTTTTTCCAGCTAAAAGCCCTCTATCAGAGAAATACCCTAGTTGTGCGTTCGAATATACTGAATCAGAGGTTCAAGAGTTAGCTGACAATCATGGATTTGAAATCATTAGCACTGATATAGATCGCGAAATGCAGCGTTTATTTGTTCGTTTTAGAAAAACTCAGAATAATTTTAATTTTACTGAATCATGA
- a CDS encoding glycosyltransferase, with product MKIVMLTPDCYMIDRRILLEGKSLIRAGHQVILLAGFEAEREESFEQDGIQIHRYAYDWDDERLKKIRRKLPSNEKLQSIVNKAYMFFAKNFFEVSPFEQFLISKALEFDADVYHVHDLPCLKAGYYASTKKNVPLIYDAHELYYAQKVLPARLQKRYFILEKQYIRYPEVVITVNPFIARLMAERYQIDEPQVILNCADLPKKIDIENAKSKLREKGKIPSYYNVVLYQGWISPERNLDTLIESVKYFPKNTCLAIIGYGDYEVILRQTVEENSLMEKIFFLGQIPSEEMLDYSAGADIGVIPYQPIDDNHLYCSPNKLFEYALAGVPIITDSLPFFQLIKEKYHIIEITDLSSPKKLGKTVSHLINDSIKLNTLKQNCNQASKELNWNIESQKLLTIYNTIEDDQ from the coding sequence ATGAAAATCGTTATGCTTACGCCTGATTGCTACATGATAGACAGGCGTATTTTACTTGAAGGTAAAAGTTTAATTAGAGCGGGTCACCAAGTTATATTGTTAGCTGGTTTTGAAGCTGAAAGAGAAGAGAGTTTTGAACAAGACGGAATCCAGATTCATCGCTACGCGTATGACTGGGACGATGAAAGGCTCAAGAAAATTAGAAGAAAGCTACCTAGCAACGAGAAACTTCAGTCAATTGTTAATAAAGCATATATGTTTTTTGCAAAGAATTTTTTTGAAGTGTCGCCTTTTGAGCAATTTCTAATTTCTAAAGCTTTAGAGTTTGATGCTGATGTTTATCATGTTCATGATCTTCCTTGCTTGAAGGCTGGCTACTATGCTTCAACAAAAAAAAATGTACCTCTTATTTATGATGCACACGAATTATACTATGCTCAAAAAGTATTGCCTGCTCGTTTACAGAAACGTTATTTTATTTTAGAAAAACAGTATATTCGTTATCCTGAAGTTGTAATCACAGTTAATCCTTTTATTGCTCGTTTAATGGCTGAGCGCTATCAAATTGATGAACCGCAAGTTATTTTGAATTGTGCTGACCTTCCCAAAAAAATTGATATTGAAAATGCTAAAAGCAAACTAAGGGAAAAAGGAAAGATTCCCAGTTACTATAACGTAGTCTTATATCAGGGTTGGATTTCTCCTGAGCGAAATTTGGACACTTTAATTGAGAGTGTGAAGTACTTCCCGAAAAATACTTGTTTAGCGATCATCGGCTATGGCGACTATGAAGTTATTTTACGTCAAACTGTTGAAGAAAACTCCTTAATGGAAAAGATATTTTTTTTAGGTCAAATACCTAGTGAAGAGATGTTAGATTACTCAGCAGGTGCTGATATTGGAGTGATTCCCTATCAACCAATAGACGACAATCATCTTTATTGTTCTCCCAATAAGTTGTTTGAATATGCGCTAGCTGGAGTGCCGATAATCACAGATAGTTTACCTTTCTTCCAACTAATCAAAGAAAAATATCATATTATTGAAATCACGGATCTGAGTTCACCCAAAAAACTAGGAAAAACGGTATCTCATTTAATTAATGATTCGATTAAGTTAAATACTCTAAAACAGAACTGCAATCAAGCAAGTAAAGAATTAAACTGGAATATCGAAAGTCAAAAGCTATTAACAATATATAATACGATAGAAGATGACCAATAA
- a CDS encoding alpha/beta hydrolase family protein, with product MTLKKIINREKVYIFVIVPILIFIVLLSFHSSSNFIKTKWYESTPISKKSFIQNILLKSFGEKPKANQVVTALAYQERDVYTYKNPLGDEVPVILLSNKQKVSDIKKISNLKIVIALHQTNKTGGEEPCGRSNEKNPNMLYGKELYERGYTVFCPTLSFTGSRQTKDQWNTDKFYQKYPNWSAFGKDVAEISWLIDSLEVTGLDISQIAVIGHSQGGLYALFATALDERINIVIANAGFLNFKHDPNPERWNREEWYKALPNIPNNWTLEEVVATISPRHALLNNFLQDEILISTDPYNDVKKLMILFPSINWAFFSGKHDFPQEVRDFSFSWLSKKMPH from the coding sequence ATGACTTTAAAAAAAATAATTAATAGGGAAAAAGTCTACATATTTGTAATAGTACCAATACTTATTTTTATAGTGTTGCTCTCTTTCCATTCAAGCTCTAATTTCATAAAAACGAAATGGTATGAAAGTACTCCAATTAGTAAGAAAAGTTTTATTCAGAACATTTTACTGAAGTCATTTGGGGAAAAGCCTAAAGCAAATCAGGTTGTTACTGCTTTAGCGTATCAAGAAAGAGATGTCTATACGTACAAAAATCCACTGGGAGATGAAGTTCCTGTGATTTTGTTATCTAACAAGCAAAAAGTTAGTGATATTAAAAAAATATCAAATCTTAAAATTGTAATTGCTTTACATCAAACAAATAAGACTGGTGGTGAAGAGCCTTGTGGTAGATCAAATGAGAAAAATCCCAACATGTTGTATGGAAAAGAACTATATGAAAGAGGGTACACTGTTTTTTGTCCAACTTTAAGCTTTACTGGTTCTCGGCAAACCAAAGATCAATGGAATACTGACAAGTTTTATCAAAAATATCCTAATTGGTCTGCTTTCGGAAAAGATGTCGCTGAAATTTCTTGGTTAATCGATTCCTTAGAAGTAACGGGACTAGACATTTCTCAGATTGCAGTTATTGGTCATTCGCAAGGTGGTCTTTATGCCTTGTTCGCTACAGCATTAGACGAAAGAATTAATATTGTTATCGCCAATGCAGGATTTTTGAATTTTAAACATGATCCCAACCCAGAGCGATGGAATCGTGAAGAGTGGTATAAGGCTTTACCTAATATCCCTAATAATTGGACACTCGAAGAGGTTGTGGCAACAATTTCTCCCCGTCATGCCTTGTTGAATAACTTTTTACAAGATGAAATTTTGATATCAACAGACCCATACAATGATGTAAAGAAATTAATGATTCTTTTTCCTTCAATTAATTGGGCTTTTTTTAGTGGAAAACATGATTTTCCGCAGGAGGTTAGGGACTTTTCTTTTTCTTGGCTATCAAAAAAAATGCCTCATTAA
- the asnB gene encoding asparagine synthase (glutamine-hydrolyzing), producing MCGIAGILNLTGEQIPSLGRRLEMMNDLQRHRGPDGEGVWQHQDKFAGFGHRRLSIIDVSSGSQPMQDRGGNWLSYNGEIYNYLELREELGVKQFQTKSDTEVILSAYRKWGFDCVNHFRGMFAFSLWDEQNQILYCARDRFGIKPFYYTVVRDTLYFASEIKALLPFVDTEINLEGFKDYLTFQFCLAGKTLFKGIQELLPGHFLIVNNGSIEVKKYWEVHYNADFDHTAKYFEERVVELLEESIDLHLRSDVPVGSYLSGGLDSSIVASLASDKYKDEFVGFTGKFSLGKEYDESEYARALAGYKNFELQELEITANDFVENIRKVMYHLDYPVAGPGSFPQFMISKLASQHRKVVLGGQGADEIFGGYTRYLVAYFEQCIKGAIDDTMDSGKFIVTYESIIPNLKSLQKYKPMLKQFWKEGLFEDLEHRYFRLINRAPSLGDEIRWEALDEYHPFDTFQEIFLAENVGQECYFDSMTHFDFKTLLPALLQIEDRVSMAHGLESRVPFLDHPLIELAATIPANIKFGDGKMKRVLKDSMSYCLPDIITNRQDKMGFPVPLVKWMKEDIKEFIFDTFSSRKALNRDFIDNKKTLKNLEREWEFGRKTWGLLCLELWQKDFFDCNTKFR from the coding sequence ATGTGTGGAATTGCCGGAATTTTGAATTTAACGGGAGAGCAGATCCCTTCTCTTGGTCGGCGTTTAGAAATGATGAATGACTTACAACGACATCGAGGACCTGACGGAGAAGGAGTCTGGCAACATCAGGATAAATTCGCCGGATTTGGTCATCGTCGTTTAAGTATTATCGATGTGAGTTCAGGAAGCCAACCGATGCAAGATCGAGGTGGCAACTGGCTTTCATACAATGGTGAAATTTATAATTATCTAGAATTAAGAGAAGAGTTAGGGGTTAAACAGTTTCAGACAAAATCTGATACAGAAGTTATATTAAGTGCGTATCGAAAATGGGGTTTTGATTGTGTAAATCATTTTCGAGGGATGTTTGCGTTCTCCCTCTGGGATGAGCAAAATCAGATCTTATACTGCGCTAGAGATCGATTTGGAATTAAGCCTTTTTACTACACAGTAGTAAGAGACACCTTGTATTTCGCCTCAGAAATAAAAGCTCTTTTACCTTTCGTGGATACAGAAATAAACTTAGAAGGGTTTAAAGATTATTTGACGTTTCAGTTTTGTTTGGCTGGCAAAACTTTGTTTAAAGGCATCCAAGAATTATTGCCAGGTCATTTTCTAATAGTCAATAACGGTAGTATCGAAGTTAAGAAGTATTGGGAAGTTCACTACAATGCTGATTTTGACCACACAGCTAAATATTTTGAAGAGAGAGTCGTTGAACTATTAGAAGAATCCATTGATTTACATTTGCGCAGCGATGTTCCAGTTGGCAGTTATCTTAGTGGTGGTTTAGATTCAAGTATTGTTGCATCTCTAGCTAGCGATAAGTATAAAGACGAGTTTGTGGGGTTTACAGGAAAGTTTTCCCTAGGCAAAGAATATGACGAAAGTGAATATGCAAGGGCTCTAGCGGGGTACAAAAATTTTGAGTTACAAGAATTAGAGATTACAGCAAATGATTTTGTAGAGAATATCCGCAAAGTTATGTACCATCTGGATTACCCAGTAGCAGGACCGGGATCGTTTCCACAATTTATGATTTCTAAGCTGGCAAGCCAGCACCGAAAAGTTGTTTTGGGGGGACAGGGAGCAGATGAAATATTTGGTGGTTATACTCGCTATCTTGTGGCTTACTTTGAACAGTGCATCAAAGGCGCTATTGATGACACAATGGACTCAGGAAAATTCATTGTCACATACGAGTCTATCATTCCTAATCTCAAGTCTTTGCAAAAGTATAAGCCAATGCTGAAGCAGTTTTGGAAAGAAGGGTTATTTGAAGATTTAGAGCATCGTTATTTTCGCTTAATTAATCGTGCGCCTTCTTTAGGTGATGAAATTCGTTGGGAAGCTTTAGATGAGTACCATCCTTTTGATACATTCCAAGAAATCTTTTTGGCTGAAAATGTTGGTCAAGAATGTTATTTTGATAGCATGACTCACTTTGATTTCAAAACACTATTGCCTGCTTTATTACAGATAGAGGATCGAGTTAGTATGGCGCATGGTTTAGAGTCAAGAGTCCCATTCTTAGATCATCCTCTAATTGAATTAGCAGCAACGATTCCCGCTAATATTAAGTTTGGTGATGGTAAAATGAAACGAGTTCTCAAAGATTCTATGAGTTATTGCTTGCCAGATATAATTACTAATCGCCAAGATAAAATGGGTTTTCCTGTACCATTAGTGAAATGGATGAAGGAAGATATTAAGGAATTTATTTTTGATACTTTTTCATCTCGAAAAGCGCTAAATCGCGACTTTATTGATAATAAAAAAACACTAAAAAATTTGGAAAGAGAATGGGAATTTGGTCGCAAAACTTGGGGTTTATTGTGTTTAGAATTGTGGCAAAAAGATTTTTTTGATTGCAACACAAAATTTAGGTGA
- a CDS encoding ABC transporter permease: MSQKNRSKSLFHKKVILSFKSLFYDLLVPPFLNIFSYRSILYQTTLNEIKTRHAGSAFGLFWLLIYPLLFLGTYAIVYLYIFKIRFPEFSSTEYVALIFCGLIPFLGFSEGLASGVPSVVASSNLIKNTLFPIQLVPVKAVLVGQATQTVGMALLLIALTFLGKLSLWLPFFLVIWLAQILFTVGLIWILSSLNVYLRDIQNVIAIVTLLLMMLSPIAYTEAMVPEGIRPLLSLNPLYYMIMSYQSVFMLGEFPPTRIILPFIAMSFFLFISGFWFFSRMKKLFSDYV; this comes from the coding sequence ATGAGTCAAAAAAATAGATCAAAATCACTTTTTCATAAAAAAGTCATTCTTTCTTTCAAATCATTGTTTTATGACTTACTCGTTCCCCCGTTTTTAAATATTTTCTCTTATCGTTCAATTCTTTATCAAACGACTTTAAACGAAATCAAAACTCGTCATGCCGGGTCTGCCTTTGGGCTATTTTGGTTGCTAATTTATCCATTGTTATTTCTGGGGACTTATGCGATTGTTTATCTATATATTTTTAAAATTAGATTTCCTGAATTTAGTTCAACAGAATACGTTGCATTGATTTTCTGTGGCTTAATTCCTTTTTTGGGATTTTCTGAAGGTTTAGCATCTGGTGTTCCTTCCGTTGTAGCTAGCTCCAACTTAATTAAAAATACTTTATTCCCAATACAGTTAGTTCCAGTGAAAGCTGTACTAGTGGGACAAGCAACGCAGACTGTAGGAATGGCATTATTATTAATTGCCTTAACTTTCCTTGGCAAACTATCTCTATGGCTGCCTTTTTTCCTAGTTATCTGGTTAGCTCAAATTTTATTTACTGTTGGTTTGATTTGGATTTTATCTAGCTTAAACGTTTACTTAAGAGATATCCAAAATGTAATTGCTATCGTGACATTGCTGTTAATGATGCTAAGCCCAATCGCCTATACAGAGGCGATGGTTCCAGAGGGGATACGCCCACTTTTATCTCTGAATCCTTTGTACTATATGATCATGTCATACCAATCAGTTTTTATGCTAGGCGAGTTCCCACCTACAAGAATTATTCTTCCCTTTATCGCAATGTCATTCTTTTTATTTATTAGTGGCTTTTGGTTCTTTAGTCGCATGAAAAAACTGTTTAGCGACTATGTCTAG